One part of the Geminocystis sp. M7585_C2015_104 genome encodes these proteins:
- a CDS encoding sulfurtransferase TusA family protein: protein MSKVTLLDLRGTPCPINFIRSKLQLEKMKPGELLEIWLDAGEPIEQVPNSLSTEGYNIEGIEERDGFFAVCVRA, encoded by the coding sequence ATGAGCAAGGTGACTTTATTGGATTTGCGAGGCACCCCCTGTCCTATCAATTTTATCCGTAGCAAGTTACAACTGGAAAAAATGAAACCTGGAGAGTTGTTGGAAATCTGGCTGGATGCGGGGGAGCCCATCGAACAGGTGCCCAATAGTCTGTCCACAGAAGGCTACAATATAGAAGGGATCGAAGAGAGGGACGGCTTCTTTGCGGTGTGTGTGAGGGCGTGA